A genomic segment from Aspergillus puulaauensis MK2 DNA, chromosome 1, nearly complete sequence encodes:
- a CDS encoding uncharacterized protein (SECRETED:SignalP(1-21)) has translation MKISLASASILLTALTPAVLGQDNNDPADALLYLWNTRGAAFKAVASTECKTDLDPDYYSLTQIKIGGKKGQPPPDIQCDFYTTQECDGEPFTAVAGVTYEFDDDDPFVVGSYKCEPVE, from the exons ATGAAGATCAGTCTTGCCTCAGCTTCCATCCTGCTCACCGCGCTCACTCCAGCTGTTTTGGGACAAGATAATAACGACCCGGCTGACGCACTG TTGTATCTGTGGAATACCCGTGGAGCTGCCTTTAAAGCTGTAGCATCGACGGAATGCAAGACAGATTTGGACCC TGACTATTATTCATTGACCCAAATCAAAATtggagggaagaaaggaCAACCGCCGCCAGACATCCAGTGCGACTTCTACAC AACCCAGGAATGCGATGGTGAACCGTTTACCGCTGTAGCTGGTGTGACCTACGagtttgacgatgatgatccATTCGTCGTTGGTAGCTACAAGTGTGAACCTGTAGAATGA
- a CDS encoding putative RTA1 domain protein (COG:S;~EggNog:ENOG410PGM1;~InterPro:IPR007568;~PFAM:PF04479;~TransMembrane:7 (o12-33i45-64o84-105i126-149o161-184i205-223o250-270i);~go_component: GO:0016021 - integral component of membrane [Evidence IEA]) yields the protein MADGEVVPHSLYVYAPNMGAPILFTVLFGISAVGHLWQCCRYNSWTIIGLHPLCALIFTTGYALREYGAYNYIYTTDTPQQTMTIYIMSQVFINICPPLLELANYHILGRIFYYVPHLAPIAPNKVLGIFGALMGIVEAINALGVAFTSNPKGNKQNLGSILILVALSIQLCVITIFICVGGLFHRRCVTSRAAVQKRKIPTLMITLYTSMALILIRCIYRIVEHAGNTALDTDDAQKMQNLSPLLRYEWFFYVFDGAVMLANSWLWNVFNPGRYLPRDRTVSLAEDGVSETEGGNKAGYQPSIAELGRAALQLLTFGLWGQMFPLDEKDEKDVRSVAS from the exons ATGGCAGACGGCGAAGTTG TCCCTCATAGTCTCTATGTCTATGCCCCCAACATGGGTGCACCCATATTGTTCACTGTTCTTTTTGGAATCTCAGCTGTCGGTCACCTCTGGCAATGCTG CCGGTACAACTCCTGGACAATCATCGGACTCCACCCACTCTGCGCCCTTATATTCACCACCGGGTACGCCTTGCGCGAATACGGCGCATACAACTACATATACACCACCGACACGCCCCAGCAAACCATGACGATCTACATCATGAGCCAGGTCTTCATCAACATATGCCC TCCTCTTCTCGAACTCGCAAACTACCACATCCTCGGCCGAATCTTCTACTACGTCCCCCATCTCGCCCCCATAGCCCCAAACAAAGtcctcggcatcttcggcgcCCTCATGGGTATCGTCGAAGCAATCAACGCGCTAGGCGTCGCATTCACATCCAACCCAAAAGGCAACAAGCAGAATCTCGGCAGCATACTCATTCTCGTCGCACTCAGTATCCAGCTATGTGTGATAACAATATTTATCTGCGTCGGCGGGCTCTTCCACCGACGATGCGTAACATCCAGAGCCGCAGtccagaagagaaaaatcCCAACTCTCATGATCACGCTCTACACCAGCATGGCTCTCATCTTGATCCGGTGTATCTACCGTATCGTCGAGCACGCCGGGAATACGGCGCTGGACACGGACGACGCGCAGAAAATGCAAAACCTCAGTCCCCTGCTGCGGTATGAGTGGTTCTTCTATGTCTTCGATGGGGCAGTCATGCTGGCGAACTCGTGGCTGTGGAATGTTTTCAACCCCGGTCGGTATCTCCCAAGGGATCGGACTGTTAGTCTAGCTGAAGATGGAGTGAGTGAGACCGAGGGTGGGAATAAGGCGGGATATCAGCCTTCTATTGCTGAGCTGGGGAGGGCGGCCTTGCAGTTGTTGACGTTTGGGCTTTGGGGACAGATGTTTCCgctggatgagaaggatgagaaggatgtTCGGTCTGTTGCTTCTTGA
- a CDS encoding putative nucleoside-diphosphate-sugar epimerase (COG:S;~EggNog:ENOG410PNJZ;~InterPro:IPR036291) has protein sequence MKVIIAGATGYIGQEILSQCIAHPSITSIIALTRRDLDIKNDKLRTHLMKDEDFLSYSDPKLREELKGASACLWSIGLRPSHAGNDERTRVISVDYPAAAAANMTDIASTSAPGGKLRFVYISGSGVERDQNKSLWYMGNFRRLRGESENVLLRHAQANPDAFEAYIMRPGLVPSTQGTLRDRLWGMFPSVRMDLLARAMLDIAINGNKETTIENQTINEWP, from the exons aTGAAGGTAATCATCGCAGGCGCAACAGGCTACATCGGCCAGGAAATACTCTCGCAATGCATCGCGCACCCatccatcacctccatcatcgcccTGACCAGACGCGACCTGGACATCAAAAACGACAAGCTCCGCACCCACCTCatgaaggatgaggatttcCTCTCTTACTCGGACCCAAAACTAAGAGAGGAACTGAAAGGTGCAAGTGCCTGTCTGTGGTCCATCGGCCTACGCCCATCCCACGCAGGGAATGACGAGCGCACCCGTGTGATTTCTGTAGATTACCctgctgcagcagcggcgaaTATGACAGATATCGCCTCGACATCAGCTCCCGGTGGGAAACTGCGGTTCGTATATATCAGTGGCTCTGGCGTAGAGCGGGACCAGAATAAGTCGCTTTGGTATATGGGCAACTTTCGTCGTCTGAGG GGTGAATCGGAGAATGTTCTCCTGAGACATGCTCAGGCGAATCCAGATGCATTCGAGGCGTATATCATGCGCCCTGGGCTGGTTCCGTCTACGCAGGGAACTCTTCGCGATCGTCTTTGGGGCATGTTTCCGTCTGTTAGGATGGATCTTCTTGCGCGGGCTATGCTTGATATTGCGATCAATGGGAATAAAGAGACGACGATTGAGAACCAGACGATTAATGAGTGGCCGTGA
- a CDS encoding MBL fold metallo-hydrolase (COG:S;~EggNog:ENOG410PPDZ;~InterPro:IPR041712,IPR001279,IPR036866), producing MLTEIDNLEIHVLVNDELDPITPSMNPAVKVASQFMGIPLSPLPAGTQRDGATMEMRMDNICCAAHGLSLLLIATKGDKKHTLLFDAGPEGEVWERNSRRLRSEVGQIEHIVLSHYHRDHSGGLVRAIELIQQNKEPNDKVIMDVHPNRPDFRGVQAGDMAISLEADPSFAELEAAGATVFKSDQSHAVLDDFFCVSGEVPRETPYEDGIYGGLRYEISRGKWEEDTMIMDERYVMCNLKGKGLVVFTGCGHAGVVNTCRDAVTLGNGAPLYSVVGGYHLADAAEVKLESTMQDLKKFDPKVMLAGHCTGWRFKCQIARDMPNCLVPAFSGSKYEL from the exons ATGCTAACTGAAATCGACAATCTGGAAATCCACGTCCTAGTCAACGACGAACTGGACCCCATAACACCAAGCATGAACCCCGCCGTCAAAGTTGCGAGCCAGTTCATGGGCATCCCTCTGTCGCCCTTACCCGCCGGCACGCAACGAGACGGGGCGACGATGGAAATGCGCATGGATAACATCTGTTGCGCTGCGCACGGGCTTTCACTCCTCTTA ATCGCAACAAAAGGAGACAAAAAGCATACCCTTCTCTTCGACGCCGGTCCAGAAGGCGAGGTCTGGGAACGGAATTCTCGCCGTCTGCGCTCAGAAGTCGGTCAGATCGAGCATATCGTGCTGTCGCACTACCATCGCGATCACTCTG GCGGTCTAGTCCGCGCCATCGAACTAATCCAGCAGAACAAAGAGCCCAATGACAAGGTCATAATGGACGTCCATCCCAATCGGCCGGATTTCCGAGGCGTCCAGGCTGGCGACATGGCTATATCGCTTGAAGCTGACCCGTCCTTTGCTGAGCTTGAGGCCGCTGGTGCGACCGTGTTTAAGAGTGACCAGTCGCATGCAGTCCTTGATGACTTCTTCTGTGTTTCGGGGGAAGTGCCGCGCGAGACGCCGTATGAAGATGGTATCTACGGCGGATTGCGGTACGAGATCTCCAGGGGGAAATGGGAGGAGGATACGATGATCATGGACGAGCGCTACGTGATGTGCAATCTCAAAG GCAAAGGGTTAGTCGTGTTCACAGGCTGCGGGCACGCCGGGGTTGTCAACACCTGCCGCGATGCAGTAACTTTAGGCAATGGGGCGCCTTTGTATAGTGTCGTAGGTGGGTACCACCTAGCAGATGCGGCCGAGGTAAAGCTCGAATCAACGATGCAAGACCTAAAGAAGTTTGATCCAAAGGTCATGCTAGCTGGGCACTGTACCGGATGGCGATTCAAGTGCCAGATTGCGCGCGATATGCCGAATTGTCTTGTTCCTGCTTTCTCGGGGAGCAAGTAtgaattataa
- a CDS encoding enoyl-CoA hydratase/isomerase family protein (COG:I;~EggNog:ENOG410PW8G;~InterPro:IPR001753,IPR029045,IPR014748;~PFAM:PF00378,PF16113;~go_function: GO:0003824 - catalytic activity [Evidence IEA]), whose translation MSQPTDLVISTTPQPGTRVCTLNRPAKRNALSQDLIDQLLRQLQLASADPEVRSIIITGAGGFFSAGADIKEISQLDAEDARRVRYLQDLCDGVRNVRKPVLVAVEGKALGGGFELALMADFIVATPESQFGLPEVSIGLIPGAGGTQRLTSALGKYRAMNVILLGELLSGSEAHNVGLVSHLAEPGKAGERALDLAAKLASRSPTAIQLAKEAISTADQLGQDEPFERSLYYMSFGTKDKKEGVSAFLEKRPPVWSSSA comes from the exons ATGAGCCAGCCCACCGACCTAGTCATCTCCACGACGCCGCAGCCTGGGACTCGAGTCTGCACGCTGAACCGCCCGGCCAAGCGCAACGCCCTATCGCAGGACCTCATCGACCAACTGCTCCGTCAATTGCAGCTAGCCTCGGCTGATCCAGAGGTGCGATCAATCATAATCACAGGCGCTGGGGGTTTCTTTTCCG CCGGGGCCGACATCAAAGAAATCTCGCAGCTAGACGCCGAAGATGCCCGGCGGGTCCGCTATCTCCAGGACCTGTGCGACGGCGTACGCAATGTGCGCAAGCCCGTTCTTGTCGCCGTCGAGGGGAAAGCT CTTGGGGGCGGGTTTGAGCTTGCGTTGATG GCAGATTTCATCGTCGCAACGCCCGAATCGCAGTTCGGCTTACCGGAAGTTTCTATCGGTCTTATCCCCGGCGCTGGGGGGACGCAGAGACTGACCAGCGCTCTTGGCAAATATAGG GCAATGAATGTGATCCTCCTCGGTGAGCTTCTTTCTGGATCAGAGGCACACAATGTCGGCTTGGTGAGTCACCTTGCAGAGCCAGGGAAAGCTGGCGAACGTGCGCTGGACCTGGCTGCCAAACTGGCATCGCGAAGCCCTACTGCTATACAGCTGGCGAAAGAGGCTATTTCCACTG CGGACCAGCTAGGGCAAGACGAGCCCTTCGAGCGGTCCCTCTATTACATGTCCTTCGGGACCAAGGATAAGAAAGAAGGCGTTTCGGCGTTTCTGGAAAAGAGACCTCCTGTTTGGAGTAGCTCGGCTTAA